From Carassius gibelio isolate Cgi1373 ecotype wild population from Czech Republic chromosome B23, carGib1.2-hapl.c, whole genome shotgun sequence, the proteins below share one genomic window:
- the LOC128011330 gene encoding ubiquitin carboxyl-terminal hydrolase 19 isoform X3, with translation MASSSTCPSESGRRRGQRGPDDAVSASKKKQKDRANQESKEAKRATPATSSETRKDLFLDWKQNAHEVIVRLSCEDAGVLRVEDIDYAFSDSACHIRLPDGREWSCNLHEEIEASCSKLLYKEKTNVLQLVMHKKIPLNSWPTFANKKKTEIVNILGENGSNHPRSTTGQSEKSAEIIEKIPAVTSAEQKRGKPARGSKRGMKGKPVELSESTDVKVDEIKSSDKADPISEPSAKRTTRPSRSTKEPPIAPCSIKESQSKPAVDGKTHALAGSSSASSTSNAKDNRVQMQVKGQVCQASPKEKELDTRPKSNNQVEADESKAVSSLCELKVAQEESSLQVKTQTITSDEREKRTDEKKPQSDAQIPTMLPSHDLVSEKPVSTASKREESPQKRCTEEKRDKSKEDPHGGSQEEDTEDPEPMVNLKLVKNDSYEKGTDLMVVNVYMKEICKHTSRVLFREQDFTLIFQTSDPNFLRLHPDCGPNTVFKWQVKLRNLIQPDQSSYAFTPSRIDITLKKRHSQRWGGLEAPAIQGAVGGAKVAVPSSPSTLEKSQPGSSQHALPVKEDPRVGEEKAKPPRAPEDLDLDAVAPRSVSEHMSLKQEPTVATPKPTCMVQPMTHTPPAGSERAEEVEEKKVCLPGFTGLVNLGNTCFMNSVIQSLSNTRELRDYFHDRGFESEINCSNPLGTGGRLAISFAVLLRALWKGTHHAFQPSKLKAIVASKASQFTGYAQHDAQEFMAFLLDGLHEDLNRIQNKPYTETVDSDGRQDEVVAEEAWQRHKMRNDSFVVDLFQGQYKSKLVCPVCSKVSITFDPFLYLPVPLPQKQKVLTVFYFAKDPHKKPVKFLVSVSKVNSSTAEVLETISRSVRNKPENLRLAEVVKNRFHRIFSPTQSLDTVTSSELLFCFEVLSKDLAKEKVVFLKVQQRPQIPSIPITKCAGCMKPPASDDEKLRRCTRCYRVGYCNQACQKNHWPNHKVMCRLNVENIGLPFLISVPESRLTYTHLTQLLEGYSRYSVNVFQPPFQSGRMSPEASLSRVDLTPIASSVSECQEQEEEPSSAGETESQAEQTETPQTDSASVISAAGGETLSSDSGCCELATSSQDSLVEKETSCEKAIRPEVVVTGYQQPSESETGSASQFYITLLDPSQKEDRKLEDKGDAVLELPDDCTLELVWKNYEKQKEYVLVRSKELEFDEDPGSATETSRAGHFTLEQCLNLFTKPEVLAPEEAWYCPKCQQHREASKQLLLWRLPNVLIIQLKRFSFRSFIWRDKINDMVDFPVRNLDLSKFCIGHKGDIQQPPIYDLYAVINHYGGMIGGHYTAYARLPSDKNSQRSDVGWRLFDDSTVTTVEESQVVTRYAYVLFYRRRNSPVERPSHFLGPLGAESSAASGGAASQASSQTLFGTDLDPDGPAQTSSDMFAHSGECAAPSYSSMEEVD, from the exons ATGGCCAGCAGCAGTACATGCCCCAGCGAATCGGGCCGGAGGCGAGGTCAGAGAGGACCTGACGACGCAGTCAGCGCCAGTAAAAAGAAACAGAAGGACAGAGCCAACCAGGAGAGCAAGGAGGCCAAGCGGGCAACCCCAGCCACCAGCTCAGAGACTAGAAAAG ATTTGTTTCTGGACTGGAAGCAGAATGCACACGAGGTGATCGTGAGGCTGAGCTGTGAAGATGCTGGGGTGCTGAGAGTGGAAGATATCGATTATGCCTTTTCTGATTCCGCCTGCCACATCCGGCTGCCGG ATGGCCGTGAATGGAGCtgtaatctccatgaagagattGAAGCCTCCTGCAGTAAACTGCTTTATAAGGAGAAAACAAATGTTCTTCAGCTTGTTATGCACAAGAAGATCCCGCTCAACTCGTGGCCCACCTTTGCT aacaagaaaaaaactgaaatagtgaACATCCTTGGAGAGAATGGCAGCAACCACCCCCGGTCAACCACAGGCCAGTCTGAAAAATCTGCCGAAATCATTGAAAAAATACCCGCAGTGACTTCTGCTGAGCAGAAACGGGGTAAACCTGCCCGAGGGTCAAAACGAGGGATGAAAGGCAAACCGGTGGAGCTCTCTGAGAGCACAGATGTGAAGGTAGATGAGATTAAATCGAGCGATAAAGCAGACCCGATCAGTGAGCCCAGCGCAAAGCGTACCACACGACCCTCCAGAAGCACAAAAGAGCCCCCAATAGCTCCCTGCTCGATAAAGGAGTCTCAATCCAAACCAGCAGTTGATGGAAAAACACATGCACTAGCCGGGAGCAGCAGTGCCTCTTCAACTAGCAATGCAAAAGACAACAGGGTTCAGATGCAAGTAAAAGGTCAGGTATGCCAGGCATCACCAAAAGAAAAAGAGCTGGACACGAGGCCAAAAAGCAACAATCAG GTTGAGGCAGATGAAAGTAAGGCTGTTTCCTCACTGTGTGAGCTGAAGGTGGCGCAAGAGGAGAGTTCTCTTCAGGTGAAAACGCAAACAATAACATCTGATGAGCGAGAAAAAAGAACAGATGAAAAGAAGCCACAGTCTGATGCCCAGATCCCTACAATGCTTCCATCTCATGATTTGGTATCTGAGAAGCCTGTTTCAACAGCCTCTAAGAGAGAGGAGTCTCCTCAAAAGAGATGCACAGAGGAGAAGAGAGACAAGTCCAAGGAGGATCCACATGGAGGAAGCCAAGAGGAGGATACAGAAG ATCCGGAGCCTATGGTGAACTTGAAGCTAGTGAAGAATGACTCGTATGAGAAAGGGACAGACCTGATGGTTGTTAATGTCTACATGAAAGAAATCTGCAAGCACACGTCCAGGGTGCTGTTCAGGGAACAAGACTTCACTCTTATCTTCCAGACCAG TGATCCCAACTTTTTGCGCCTTCATCCGGATTGCGGACCAAACACCGTCTTTAAATGGCAGGTTAAACTCAG GAATCTAATTCAGCCAGATCAGTCAAGCTATGCGTTCACTCCGTCCCGTATCGACATCACCCTGAAGAAAAGACACAGTCAGCGCTGGGGAGGTCTGGAGGCACCTGCCATACAAG GTGCAGTGGGGGGTGCCAAGGTTGCAGTGCCCTCTAGCCCTTCCACACTCGAAAAGAGCCAGCCAGGAAGCAGCCAGCATGCACTTCCTGTTAAAGAAGACCCACGAGTAGGAGAGGAGAAAGCCAAACCCCCTCGGGCCCCAGAGGACTTAGATCTGGATGCCGTGGCACCTCGCTCAGTTTCCGAACACATGTCCCTCAAACAGGAACCAACTGTTGCTACG CCAAAGCCCACCTGCATGGTGCAGCCCATGACTCACACTCCTCCTGCAGGCAGTGAGAGAGCTGAAGAAGTGGAGGAGAAGAAAGTGTGTCTCCCTGGCTTCACTGGACTGGTCAATTTGGGAAACACTTGCTTTATGAACAGTGTGATCCAGTCCCTCTCCAACACACGGGAGCTCAGGGATTATTTCCATG ACCGTGGGTTTGAGTCTGAGATTAACTGTAGTAATCCATTGGGCACTGGTGGACGGCTGGCCATTAGCTTTGCTGTTCTGCTTCGAGCGCTGTGGAAGGGCACTCATCATGCATTTCAACCCTCCAAATTAAAG GCTATAGTTGCCAGTAAGGCCAGTCAGTTTACAGGCTACGCACAGCATGATGCTCAGGAGTTCATGGCTTTCTTACTGGATGGGCTGCATGAAGACCTAAACCGCATCCAAAACAAACCGTACACCGAGACCGTTGACTCAGACGGCCGTCAGGATGAA GTTGTTGCAGAAGAGGCATGGCAGAGGCATAAAATGAGGAACGATTCCTTCGTTGTTGACCTCTTTCAGGGCCAGTACAAGTCAAAGCTGGTGTGTCCTGTGTGTTCTAAG GTTTCCATTACCTTCGACCCTTTCTTGTATTTGCCTGTCCCCCTACCTCAAAAGCAGAAGGTgctgactgttttctatttcgcTAAAGATCCCCACAAGAAACCAGTCAAG TTTTTGGTCAGTGTGAGTAAAGTCAACTCGAGCACAGCTGAAGTACTGGAGACAATATCTCGCAGTGTGAGGAATAAACCAGAGAACCTGAGGCTGGCAGAG GTGGTGAAGAACAGGTTCCACAGAATCTTCTCACCGACTCAATCTTTGGACACAGTCACGTCCAGTGAACTGCTCTTCTGCTTTGAGGTGTTGTCAAAAGATCTCGCCAAAGAGAAAGTGGTGTTTCTGAAGGTCCAACAG AGACCTCAAATTCCAAGCATCCCAATCACAAAGTGTGCTGGCTGCATGAAGCCTCCTGCCTCTGACGACGAGAAGCTCAGGCGCTGTACTCGCTGTTACCGCGTCGGCTACTGCAATCA GGCCTGCCAGAAGAACCACTGGCCCAATCACAAAGTTATGTGCCGGCTCAATGTGGAGAATATTGGACTGCCGTTTTTAATTAGTGTGCCTGAGTCTAGGCTGACTTACACCCATCTGACACAGCTCCTGGAAGGCTACTCTAG GTACTCTGTCAATGTGTTCCAGCCACCTTTCCAGTCCGGTCGGATGTCTCCAGAGGCAAGCCTGTCCCGTGTTGACCTGACCCCCATAGCAAGCAGTGTCTCAGAGTGTCAGGAGCAAGAGGAGGAGCCGTCATCTGCAGGAGAAACGGAAAGCCAGGCGGAGCAGACAGAGACACCACAAACAGATAGCGCATCTGTGATCTCCGCAGCAGGTGGGGAAACTCTCTCCAGTGACTCAGGCTGCTGTGAGCTCGCCACCAGCTCCCAAGATTCTTTGGTGGAGAAAGAAACATCATGTGAAAAGGCTATTAGACCAGAAG TTGTAGTGACCGGGTATCAGCAACCGTCTGAGTCAGAGACTGGAAGTGCGTCTCAATTCTACATCACACTTCTGGACCCAAGCCAAAAGGAGGACCGAAAACTTGAGGACAAAG GTGATGCGGTATTGGAGCTGCCTGATGACTGCACGCTGGAGCTGGTGTGGAAGAACTATGAGAAGCAGAAGGAGTATGTGCTGGTGCGCTCTAAAGAGCTAGAGTTTGATGAGGACCCTGGCTCTGCTACGGAGACATCCAGGGCAGGACACTTCACCTTAGAGCAGTGCCTGAACCTCTTTACCAAACCTGAGGTGCTGGCCCCTGAAGAGGCATG GTATTGTCCGAAGTGTCAGCAACACAGGGAAGCCTCTAAACAGCTGCTGCTCTGGCGTCTTCCCAACGTGCTCATCATCCAGCTCAAGCGCTTCTCATTTCGGAGCTTCATATGGAGGGACAAGATTAATGATATGGTTGATTTCCCAGTCAG GAACCTGGACCTGAGTAAGTTCTGTATTGGTCATAAGGGTGACATCCAGCAGCCCCCCATCTATGATCTCTACGCTGTGATCAACCATTACGGCGGGATGATCGGAGGACACTACACAGCCTACGCTCGTCTTCCCAGCGACAAGAACAGCCAGCGCAGCGACGTTG
- the LOC128011330 gene encoding ubiquitin carboxyl-terminal hydrolase 19 isoform X4, producing MASSSTCPSESGRRRGQRGPDDAVSASKKKQKDRANQESKEAKRATPATSSETRKDLFLDWKQNAHEVIVRLSCEDAGVLRVEDIDYAFSDSACHIRLPDGREWSCNLHEEIEASCSKLLYKEKTNVLQLVMHKKIPLNSWPTFANKKKTEIVNILGENGSNHPRSTTGQSEKSAEIIEKIPAVTSAEQKRGKPARGSKRGMKGKPVELSESTDVKVDEIKSSDKADPISEPSAKRTTRPSRSTKEPPIAPCSIKESQSKPAVDGKTHALAGSSSASSTSNAKDNRVQMQVKGQVCQASPKEKELDTRPKSNNQVEADESKAVSSLCELKVAQEESSLQVKTQTITSDEREKRTDEKKPQSDAQIPTMLPSHDLVSEKPVSTASKREESPQKRCTEEKRDKSKEDPHGGSQEEDTEDPEPMVNLKLVKNDSYEKGTDLMVVNVYMKEICKHTSRVLFREQDFTLIFQTSDPNFLRLHPDCGPNTVFKWQVKLRNLIQPDQSSYAFTPSRIDITLKKRHSQRWGGLEAPAIQVGGAKVAVPSSPSTLEKSQPGSSQHALPVKEDPRVGEEKAKPPRAPEDLDLDAVAPRSVSEHMSLKQEPTVATPKPTCMVQPMTHTPPAGSERAEEVEEKKVCLPGFTGLVNLGNTCFMNSVIQSLSNTRELRDYFHDRGFESEINCSNPLGTGGRLAISFAVLLRALWKGTHHAFQPSKLKAIVASKASQFTGYAQHDAQEFMAFLLDGLHEDLNRIQNKPYTETVDSDGRQDEVVAEEAWQRHKMRNDSFVVDLFQGQYKSKLVCPVCSKVSITFDPFLYLPVPLPQKQKVLTVFYFAKDPHKKPVKFLVSVSKVNSSTAEVLETISRSVRNKPENLRLAEVVKNRFHRIFSPTQSLDTVTSSELLFCFEVLSKDLAKEKVVFLKVQQRPQIPSIPITKCAGCMKPPASDDEKLRRCTRCYRVGYCNQACQKNHWPNHKVMCRLNVENIGLPFLISVPESRLTYTHLTQLLEGYSRYSVNVFQPPFQSGRMSPEASLSRVDLTPIASSVSECQEQEEEPSSAGETESQAEQTETPQTDSASVISAAGGETLSSDSGCCELATSSQDSLVEKETSCEKAIRPEVVVTGYQQPSESETGSASQFYITLLDPSQKEDRKLEDKGDAVLELPDDCTLELVWKNYEKQKEYVLVRSKELEFDEDPGSATETSRAGHFTLEQCLNLFTKPEVLAPEEAWYCPKCQQHREASKQLLLWRLPNVLIIQLKRFSFRSFIWRDKINDMVDFPVRNLDLSKFCIGHKGDIQQPPIYDLYAVINHYGGMIGGHYTAYARLPSDKNSQRSDVGWRLFDDSTVTTVEESQVVTRYAYVLFYRRRNSPVERPSHFLGPLGAESSAASGGAASQASSQTLFGTDLDPDGPAQTSSDMFAHSGECAAPSYSSMEEVD from the exons ATGGCCAGCAGCAGTACATGCCCCAGCGAATCGGGCCGGAGGCGAGGTCAGAGAGGACCTGACGACGCAGTCAGCGCCAGTAAAAAGAAACAGAAGGACAGAGCCAACCAGGAGAGCAAGGAGGCCAAGCGGGCAACCCCAGCCACCAGCTCAGAGACTAGAAAAG ATTTGTTTCTGGACTGGAAGCAGAATGCACACGAGGTGATCGTGAGGCTGAGCTGTGAAGATGCTGGGGTGCTGAGAGTGGAAGATATCGATTATGCCTTTTCTGATTCCGCCTGCCACATCCGGCTGCCGG ATGGCCGTGAATGGAGCtgtaatctccatgaagagattGAAGCCTCCTGCAGTAAACTGCTTTATAAGGAGAAAACAAATGTTCTTCAGCTTGTTATGCACAAGAAGATCCCGCTCAACTCGTGGCCCACCTTTGCT aacaagaaaaaaactgaaatagtgaACATCCTTGGAGAGAATGGCAGCAACCACCCCCGGTCAACCACAGGCCAGTCTGAAAAATCTGCCGAAATCATTGAAAAAATACCCGCAGTGACTTCTGCTGAGCAGAAACGGGGTAAACCTGCCCGAGGGTCAAAACGAGGGATGAAAGGCAAACCGGTGGAGCTCTCTGAGAGCACAGATGTGAAGGTAGATGAGATTAAATCGAGCGATAAAGCAGACCCGATCAGTGAGCCCAGCGCAAAGCGTACCACACGACCCTCCAGAAGCACAAAAGAGCCCCCAATAGCTCCCTGCTCGATAAAGGAGTCTCAATCCAAACCAGCAGTTGATGGAAAAACACATGCACTAGCCGGGAGCAGCAGTGCCTCTTCAACTAGCAATGCAAAAGACAACAGGGTTCAGATGCAAGTAAAAGGTCAGGTATGCCAGGCATCACCAAAAGAAAAAGAGCTGGACACGAGGCCAAAAAGCAACAATCAG GTTGAGGCAGATGAAAGTAAGGCTGTTTCCTCACTGTGTGAGCTGAAGGTGGCGCAAGAGGAGAGTTCTCTTCAGGTGAAAACGCAAACAATAACATCTGATGAGCGAGAAAAAAGAACAGATGAAAAGAAGCCACAGTCTGATGCCCAGATCCCTACAATGCTTCCATCTCATGATTTGGTATCTGAGAAGCCTGTTTCAACAGCCTCTAAGAGAGAGGAGTCTCCTCAAAAGAGATGCACAGAGGAGAAGAGAGACAAGTCCAAGGAGGATCCACATGGAGGAAGCCAAGAGGAGGATACAGAAG ATCCGGAGCCTATGGTGAACTTGAAGCTAGTGAAGAATGACTCGTATGAGAAAGGGACAGACCTGATGGTTGTTAATGTCTACATGAAAGAAATCTGCAAGCACACGTCCAGGGTGCTGTTCAGGGAACAAGACTTCACTCTTATCTTCCAGACCAG TGATCCCAACTTTTTGCGCCTTCATCCGGATTGCGGACCAAACACCGTCTTTAAATGGCAGGTTAAACTCAG GAATCTAATTCAGCCAGATCAGTCAAGCTATGCGTTCACTCCGTCCCGTATCGACATCACCCTGAAGAAAAGACACAGTCAGCGCTGGGGAGGTCTGGAGGCACCTGCCATACAAG TGGGGGGTGCCAAGGTTGCAGTGCCCTCTAGCCCTTCCACACTCGAAAAGAGCCAGCCAGGAAGCAGCCAGCATGCACTTCCTGTTAAAGAAGACCCACGAGTAGGAGAGGAGAAAGCCAAACCCCCTCGGGCCCCAGAGGACTTAGATCTGGATGCCGTGGCACCTCGCTCAGTTTCCGAACACATGTCCCTCAAACAGGAACCAACTGTTGCTACG CCAAAGCCCACCTGCATGGTGCAGCCCATGACTCACACTCCTCCTGCAGGCAGTGAGAGAGCTGAAGAAGTGGAGGAGAAGAAAGTGTGTCTCCCTGGCTTCACTGGACTGGTCAATTTGGGAAACACTTGCTTTATGAACAGTGTGATCCAGTCCCTCTCCAACACACGGGAGCTCAGGGATTATTTCCATG ACCGTGGGTTTGAGTCTGAGATTAACTGTAGTAATCCATTGGGCACTGGTGGACGGCTGGCCATTAGCTTTGCTGTTCTGCTTCGAGCGCTGTGGAAGGGCACTCATCATGCATTTCAACCCTCCAAATTAAAG GCTATAGTTGCCAGTAAGGCCAGTCAGTTTACAGGCTACGCACAGCATGATGCTCAGGAGTTCATGGCTTTCTTACTGGATGGGCTGCATGAAGACCTAAACCGCATCCAAAACAAACCGTACACCGAGACCGTTGACTCAGACGGCCGTCAGGATGAA GTTGTTGCAGAAGAGGCATGGCAGAGGCATAAAATGAGGAACGATTCCTTCGTTGTTGACCTCTTTCAGGGCCAGTACAAGTCAAAGCTGGTGTGTCCTGTGTGTTCTAAG GTTTCCATTACCTTCGACCCTTTCTTGTATTTGCCTGTCCCCCTACCTCAAAAGCAGAAGGTgctgactgttttctatttcgcTAAAGATCCCCACAAGAAACCAGTCAAG TTTTTGGTCAGTGTGAGTAAAGTCAACTCGAGCACAGCTGAAGTACTGGAGACAATATCTCGCAGTGTGAGGAATAAACCAGAGAACCTGAGGCTGGCAGAG GTGGTGAAGAACAGGTTCCACAGAATCTTCTCACCGACTCAATCTTTGGACACAGTCACGTCCAGTGAACTGCTCTTCTGCTTTGAGGTGTTGTCAAAAGATCTCGCCAAAGAGAAAGTGGTGTTTCTGAAGGTCCAACAG AGACCTCAAATTCCAAGCATCCCAATCACAAAGTGTGCTGGCTGCATGAAGCCTCCTGCCTCTGACGACGAGAAGCTCAGGCGCTGTACTCGCTGTTACCGCGTCGGCTACTGCAATCA GGCCTGCCAGAAGAACCACTGGCCCAATCACAAAGTTATGTGCCGGCTCAATGTGGAGAATATTGGACTGCCGTTTTTAATTAGTGTGCCTGAGTCTAGGCTGACTTACACCCATCTGACACAGCTCCTGGAAGGCTACTCTAG GTACTCTGTCAATGTGTTCCAGCCACCTTTCCAGTCCGGTCGGATGTCTCCAGAGGCAAGCCTGTCCCGTGTTGACCTGACCCCCATAGCAAGCAGTGTCTCAGAGTGTCAGGAGCAAGAGGAGGAGCCGTCATCTGCAGGAGAAACGGAAAGCCAGGCGGAGCAGACAGAGACACCACAAACAGATAGCGCATCTGTGATCTCCGCAGCAGGTGGGGAAACTCTCTCCAGTGACTCAGGCTGCTGTGAGCTCGCCACCAGCTCCCAAGATTCTTTGGTGGAGAAAGAAACATCATGTGAAAAGGCTATTAGACCAGAAG TTGTAGTGACCGGGTATCAGCAACCGTCTGAGTCAGAGACTGGAAGTGCGTCTCAATTCTACATCACACTTCTGGACCCAAGCCAAAAGGAGGACCGAAAACTTGAGGACAAAG GTGATGCGGTATTGGAGCTGCCTGATGACTGCACGCTGGAGCTGGTGTGGAAGAACTATGAGAAGCAGAAGGAGTATGTGCTGGTGCGCTCTAAAGAGCTAGAGTTTGATGAGGACCCTGGCTCTGCTACGGAGACATCCAGGGCAGGACACTTCACCTTAGAGCAGTGCCTGAACCTCTTTACCAAACCTGAGGTGCTGGCCCCTGAAGAGGCATG GTATTGTCCGAAGTGTCAGCAACACAGGGAAGCCTCTAAACAGCTGCTGCTCTGGCGTCTTCCCAACGTGCTCATCATCCAGCTCAAGCGCTTCTCATTTCGGAGCTTCATATGGAGGGACAAGATTAATGATATGGTTGATTTCCCAGTCAG GAACCTGGACCTGAGTAAGTTCTGTATTGGTCATAAGGGTGACATCCAGCAGCCCCCCATCTATGATCTCTACGCTGTGATCAACCATTACGGCGGGATGATCGGAGGACACTACACAGCCTACGCTCGTCTTCCCAGCGACAAGAACAGCCAGCGCAGCGACGTTG